The DNA window GAATAATGCGATTTTCGGAGCTCAAGCCTCATCATAGCCTAGCGTCCAATAAACGAGCATATGATGGGCCGCCTCATAAAACGGAATTTAAAGCAAGTTAAGCTGGTGGCAGAGCTCGTAATGGCCTGAACCTTTCCGCACCGACTTTGGTACGGTTGCGCCACAGGTAGTTGCCGGTAAAGTTAAATATGCTCGCAGCCCAGTTCAGTGTGGTTCAAGGAAATGTTCCAGGGAAGCAACTCGCTCACCCGATTGAAGGGGTGTTCGGCAATGTGCCGTAGCACATAGGTCAGATATGCCTGCGGATTTAGAACGGCTGACAAAACCCATTGAATATTGTCTCACCGGCGGCAAAATTGCGGACATGACACGTCGCAAAGAGATCCGCCATTGCGCTGTGGAAGCGCATCGAGCCACTGATTGCGCAACTGAAGCGTTCGTCCAAAGGTGGACGGCCGCGTCTGAGTGATCAGCAAGCCCTCAACGGCATTGTCTATGTCCTGCGCACAGGCGTGCCATGGGAAGACCTGCCTGTGGAACTCGGTTATGGCAGCGGCATGACCTGCTGGCGCCGGTTGCGTGATTGGCAGGCCGCAGGTGTGTGGCATCGTCTGCATCAATCGTCTGCATCAGGTGTTGCTGGCCGAGCGACGTCGCGCCCAGACGCTGGATCTGAGCCGAGCAAGTCTGGACGCCGCCAGTGTGGCCTCCCCCCGGGGGGCGCCTACACCGGGCCAAACCCGACCGACCGCGGCAAACGCGGCAGCAAACGGCATCTGATCGTCGATCGCAACGGCGTGCCCTTGGCGGTGTGCGTCACCGGCGCCAATCGGCACGACTCGGTCGTGTTTGAGGAGTTGCTTGATGCCTTGCCTGCTATCTCCGCAAAACCAGGGCGCCCGCGTCGCGGGCCAAGCAAACTGCATGCCGACAAAGCCTACGACATCGAACGGTGTCGCACCTCCCTCAAGCAGCGCGGCATCATTGCGCGGATCGCACGCAAGGGCATTGAGCGCAATGACCGGTTGGGCCGTCATCGCTGGGTCCTCGAGCGCACGCATGCCTGGTTCGCAGGCGTGGGCAAACTGCGCATCCGCTTTGAACGCCGCATCGATCTCCACTTGGCGTTGCTCTGGCTTGCTTGCTCCATCATCTGCTGACGGCCTCTTCCTCGGTTTTGTTAGCCGCTCTTAGTCGCTACGCGTTCAGCTTCTTCGAACTCGATCTCACCGCCAATTTCGATTGCCTTAACGGGCGTGCTGCGAAGGGCTGCTACAGCTCTCTCAGATTGCTGATCCTCAAGGAAAACAAAATCCTAGTGGTCAAGCAACTCGGCTTCTTTTATAAGCCAGTTGAGGGGGCTCTCCAATTGAGCCGACCTTAGCGAGGTGCTCCCTATGAACATCACATGGCGCTCGAAGAGCGCAACGTAGAGGATCGACTCACAAACTCGCGCGGCGCCCCGCCCTCACTCCCACCGGCAGCGCATCCAGTTTGTAGTCTTGAGTCGCATCATCGAGCTCAAGGAACTTCTGTTGCTAGTGTTGCTAGCCAGGCGTGTAAAGCATCAGCTTGCCAACAACCATCCCTAAGCTCGACCGCACACCTGTCAGTACAGTCCGCGTGCCGTTCTGCGCATCTATCTGCTCACGACGCTGGACGCTGCCCAAGCGAGTGACTGCCTGCTGGACCAGACTTTGCAAGTCATGGCTGCTTTTTCGCAAGTAGTCAGCCTTCTCGTACCGCAGCGTCCTTGACTTGGTGCTGGACATCCATTTGTCTCCCGAATCAGGGGAATTTTTCCGACTATTTTCCTGACATATAGAAAAACAGCCACTTCGCTTGCGCTAGGTGGCTGTTTTAATTGGTGGGCCGTCAAGGATTCGAACCTTGGACCTATTGATTAAGAGTCAACTGCTCTACCAACTGAGCTAACGGCCCTGAAACTGGTCGCACATTGTACATGTATTTTTACTTTGTTGCAACACTCCGCGAGGCATCGCGTCCAACTTTGCTGCAATCACCTGCAATCAGTGGGGTGGCTGAGGGGACTCGAACCCCCGACATCTGGAATCACAATCCAGTACTCTAACCAACTGAGCTACAGCCACCACTGAAAACCTGTTTTCTAACGTACTACCGATGGCGCGCCCGACAGGACTCGAACCTGTAACCGCCGGCTTAGAAGGCCGGTGCTCTATCCGGTTGAGCTACGGACGCCCGGACCGAACTTCGCATTCCCACGCTGCCAAAAGCATACGGGAATGGTCGGGGTAGAGGGATTCGAACCCCCGACATCCTGCTCCCAAAGCAGGCGCGCTACCAGACTGCGCTATACCCCGGCGGGACCTTTCAAATCCCGAAGGCTCGAAAGGTCGGTTATTTTGAGAACGATTGGCCTTGCTGTCAATCACCGTGTGTAAATTAGATGATCCGGTATCCTCGCAACAACGCTTGCCAACTCGGCAAGCACCTACATTTCTAAGGAGAACACGCATGCGTAGCGGTAACCCGGCCCTTCGGGAATCCACGTTTCTCGACCTCGGCTCCGGCTCGGTGGTCACGCGCGATGGTCAGGCGATGACCCTCAACGGCACCATCAACAAAACTGGGGCGCTGTTGTTGATGGCTGTGCTCACCGCAGCGTTTGCCTGGTCGCAGTCGATCGGTGCGGACGGCATGCCGCTGCCTGCGGCCAAGCTGTACATGATTGCCGGTGCGATCGGTGGGTTGGTGTTCGCACTGGCCACCAGCTTCAAGCCGAGCTGGGCACCGATCACCGCGCCGCTTTACGCGCTGGTGGAAGGCTTCTTCCTGGGTTCGATCTCGGCGGTCTATGAAACGCGTTTCAACGGCATCGTGTTCCAGGCGGTGCTGCTGACCTTCGGCACGATGTTCGCACTGCTGTTGGCGTATCGCAGCGGCATGATCAAGGCCACCGAGAACTTCAAGCTGGGTGTGGTCGCAGCAACCGGCGGCATTGCGTTGGTCTATCTGGCCACCATCGTGCTGGGCTTTTTTGGTGTGCGCATCCCTTTCATCCACGATTCCGGCCTCATCGGGATCGGCTTCAGCCTGTTCGTGGTGGTCGTTGCCGCACTGAACCTAGTGCTGGATTTCGACTTTATCGAAAGCGGCGTGGAACAGGGAGCGCCCAAGCACATGGAGTGGTACGGCGCGTTCGGCCTCATGGTCACGCTGGTGTGGCTGTACATTGAGTTTCTGCGGTTGTTGTCGAAGCTGCAATCGCGTAACTAAGCGAGGAATGGGGAATCGTAAAAAGCGGATTTCTTGCGCGCTATGGTTTCAAACAAAAAGAAAGGGCGCCTGGGCGCCCTTTCTTTATTTGCTGTCGCTGTGTCGCTCAGCAATCTGCGAACAACGTACGACGTGGTGAGTGACCTTAGAATTTTACTTAATCGCGACGATCTTCCATCATAAAAATCAATCACTTACGCATAGCGGCGATTGCCTCAGTTGCTGTTCGAAAGCGCATGGAAGCGTTGTTGAGAGCTTGCTTAGAGGCGGCTGGCGATGGCTTTGGCGAAGCCCATGGTGTTGCCGGTGCCGCCCAAGTCTGGGGTCAGCGAGTCCTTGGCTTCCAGGGTGGCCACGATGGCCTCGCGCAGGCGCTCGGCATTCTGCGGCTGGCCGATGTGGTCGAGCATCTGCGCGGCGCCAAGCAGCAGCGCGCACGGGTTGGCCTTGCCCTGCCCTGCGATGTCCGGCGCTGAGCCGTGCACGGCTTCGAAAATCGCCGCGTCCACGCCGATGTTTGCGCCAGGAGCCAGGCCAAGGCCGCCGACCAGACCGGCGCACAGGTCGGAGATGATGTCGCCGAACAGGTTGGTGGTCACGATGATGTCGAACTGTTCCGGACGCATTACCAGCTGCATGCAGGTGTTGTCGACGATCATTTCCTGGAATTCGATTTCCGGGTACTGCGCTGCCACGTCACGTGCCACCTTCAAAAACAGGCCAGAGGTTGACTTGATGATGTTGGCCTTGTGCACCGCGGTGACCTTCTTGCGGCCGGTGGCGCGCGCCAGGTCGAAGGCGTAGCGCACGATGCGCTCGGAGCCCTTGCGGGTGACGCGGGCGCCGGAGACGGCGACTTCCCCATCGGCCGATACTTCCTGGCCTTCGCTCAGATAGGCGCCTTCGGTGTTCTCACGGACCGTGATCAGGTCCACTCCATCGGCAAAGCGTGACTTGGTGTTGGGAAACGATTTGGCCGGACGCACGTTGGCGTACAGGTCAAACTTGCGACGCATGGCCACGTTGATGGAGCTGAAGCCATCACCGACCGGCGTGGTGAGCGGGCTTTTCAGGGCGACCTTGTTCTTGGTGATCGAGGCCAGAGTGGACTCGGGCAGCAGATCGCCGTGCTTTTCCAGCGCGACCAGGCCGGCGTCAGCGTATTCGTAGGTCAGGCCAGCTTGCAGCGCGTCGAGCACGAACAGCGTGGCATCCATGATCTCCGGGCCAATACCGTCGCCGCGGATGACCGTGATTGTCTGCGTCATAACGTTGGGTTTCCGAACTTAAGGGGGAGCGCCAGCCGGAAACCCGGCAGATCGGCGCAATGAGGTTTCATCGACAATTATGCCCGATGCCGGTGAAGGCGCCCAAACCGACCTTGGTCTAAAAACGATCGACAACCGCCCCAACGCAATGCGCCGCCTCGGTGGGCGGCGCATTTGAGTCATGCCTGGCAGACGATCAGGCCTGCGTCAGTCGTGCGCGTGCTGCGCCGGTGCCTGTGCGCCGCCTTCGAGCTGGTCGAGAAAATCCACCACGCGGCGCAGATGCGGGATCACGATGGAGCCGCCGACCATCAAGCCGACCGAGAAAGTCTCGAAGAACTCCTCCCGGGTCACGCCAGCTTCTTTGCACTGGGCGACGTGATAGCTGATGCAGTCGTCGCAGCGCAGCACCATCGAGGCGACCAGGCCGAGCAGCTCCTTGGTCTTCACGTCCAGGGCGCCGGCCTGATAGGTCTGCGTGTCCAGCGCGAAGAAGCGGCGCACCACCTGATTTGGCTCGGCCAGGATGCGCTGGTTCATGCGCTGGCGAAATTCGGTGAACTCGCGCAGTTGGTCTTCCGTGCTGCTTTCGTCACCACTCATGCTTGACCGCTCGCGGTGCCGGCCAGCAACGGTTCGAGCTTGCCGGCGCGGTGCATGGCCATCATGTCGTCGTAGCCGCCCACATGGACGTCGCCGACGAAGATCTGCGGCACGCTGCTGCGCTTGGTGAGCGCAATCATCTTGTTGCGCTCGGCCGGGTCGAGATCGATGCGTACCTCGGTCCAGGTCCGCCCCTTGCTCTTGAGGAAGTTCTTGGTGGCCACGCAGTACGGGCAGATGGCAGAGGAATACAGGGTGATCTGCGGGCCGGTGGCTGCGTCCTGATCGGTATGGTCTTGGCTCACGGGAAACTCTGTGGTTGGTCTGAGGTCTGACAGATGGTACCGGTAGACTGGAATTTCCATCTCGTCGCCGCAACACTGTGGATCAGATAAGGCGACCAAACCCTAGCGAGCGGTCATCGGCTGGGTGAGGACGGCGCGCGGAAGCTGCGGTGTACACGACACCTGCCGCACCGAATACCGGCAGCGCCCGCCTGGCTGACGCGCAGTAATCTTACGGTTGTCGCTCTTTTATTATCGATTCACGCCATTGCGCCGTGCCGCCTGCATGCTCCGCGCACCATTGGGGAGTTCCACTTGCGCCTGCTACCGCTCGCCACCGCCCTCACGCTGGCCGTCGCCATGGGTGTGGCACCTGCGCAAGAAAGCCGCCTGCCCGATATCGGCTCCTCGGCCGGCGAGTTGCTGACCCCGGCGCGCCAGGCCGAGTACGGCAAGATGATGCTGGCCGAGTTGCGCAACTACGACTACGTGCTGGACGACCCGCTGATCACCGATTGGCTGCAGACCATGGGCACCCGGCTGGGCGCCAACAGCGACCAACCGCAGCAGCCGTTTACGTTTTTCATGCTGCGCGACCGCCAGATCAATGCGTTCGCCACTCTGGGCGGCTATGTCGCGGTCAATGCGGGGATGGTATTGACCGCCGAGCGCGAGGACGAAGTGGCCGCGGTGCTGTCGCACGAAATCGCCCACGTCACCCAACAGCACGTGCTGCGCGGGGTGGAGCGGGCGCAGCGCGACCGAATTCCGATCCTGCTCGGCATGCTGGCAGCGGTGGTCGCGGCGCAACAGGCCGGGGGCAATTCCAAGGGCGACGCCACCATGGCCACCATCACCAGTGCGATGGGGCTGATGCAGCAGCGGCAGATCGACTACACCCGCTCCAACGAATCCGAAGCCGACCGGCTAGGCATCCGCACGCTGGTGCGCAGCGGCTACGACGTAGATGCGATGGCCGGATTCTTCGAGCGCATGTCGGTGGCGATGCGCGCCAACGAAGGCGGCGACAGCGCGCCGGACTTCCTGCAGACCCACCCGGTCACCAGCAACCGCATCAGCGAGGCCAAGGCGCACGCCGAGCAGATGAAAAAGAACACCGTGGTAGTGACTACTTCGGTGCCGGGCGGGACCCGTCAGGAACGCGTGGACCCCGCCAACCCGTCGCTGTCCGAGCTGCTCAGCCCTAACGGCAATGCGCTGCTTCCGTATGCGCTGCGGCTGCCGGTGGATGCGCTCAGCCGGAGCGGCGATCAGCAGGGCTTCGACTGGGCCAAGGAGCGCCTGCGTGTTCTTAGCGCGACCACGCCGGATGCAGCCATTGGCGAATACGAAAACCTGCGTCGCAGTGCCAAGCAGGGGCTGACCGATGCGCAGCGCTACGGGCTGGCACTGGCGCGGCTGCGTAACAGCGGTGGCCGGCCGGGCGAACCGCTGGCCGAGCTGGCCAGCTTGCTCAAAGCGCATCCGGATAACGCATGGCTGGCGCTGGGCCTGAGTGAGGCGCAGGCGCGCGCCGGCCAGCGCGAGGTGGCCAATGCGCGCTTCGACGCGCTACTCAAGCAATTGCCGAACAATCGCGCAGTGGCGTTGACCTACGCTAGTGCACTCAATGAACAGGCCGGCAAGGAATCCGGCCAGCGCGCGCGCCAGGTACTGGAGCCGCTGCTGCACCGCAATAGCGAAGACCCGTTGCTGCAGCAGACCTATGCCCGCGCCTGCGAGCTGTCCGACGACTATCTGCGCGCCAGCGAGGCGTATGCGGAATCAGCGTATTTGAACGGTCGCCCCGAGCAGGCTTTGATCCAGCTAGAAGCGCTGAAAAAGAAAGATCTCGACTATGTGACACGGGCACGTGTGGATGCGCGCATTGCAGCGATTACCCCGACTGTGCTGGAGCTGCGTCGCCAAGGGATCCGCGACCCGGATTTGTCGACGCGCTAATGCCCGCGACGCGCTGTGCTATGTCAGGTCTTTCCAGTGCAAATAGAACGCTGCATGTACTGGTTGAGCGCGGCATAGCCCGCTTCGTAACGCCTCGATCCATATGGCATGCGCCCGGAATGTCACATTATAGTCACAAAACAGTAGTCTACTGACGATCAATCAAAGCCAGACGGTAAGCCCCGCGTGCAAAAACGCATTCTGATCGTCGATGACGAACCCGCGATCCGCGACATGGTGGCGTTCGCGCTGCGCAAGGGCGAGTTCGAACCCATCCATGCCGGCGACGCCCGCGAGGCGCAGACCGCCATCGCCGACCGCGTGCCGGATCTGATCCTGCTGGACTGGATGTTGCCAGGCACCAGCGGGCTGGACCTTGCACGCCGCTGGCGCAAAGAGCAGCTGACCCGCGAGATTCCGATCATCATGCTGACTGCACGCGGCGAAGAGAACGACCGCGTCGGTGGCCTGGAAGCCGGCGTCGACGATTACGTTGTTAAGCCGTTCTCAGCGCGTGAGTTGCTGGCACGTATCCGTGCGGTGATGCGCCGTACCCGCGAAGACGACGAAGACGGCAGCGTGGCGGTGGGTCGGCTGCGCATCGATGGCGCTGCGCATCGGGTGTTCGCTGGCGATGCGCCAGTGCCGATCGGCCCAACCGAATACCGCTTGCTGCACTTCTTCATGACCCATCCGGAGCGCGTGTATACGCGCACCCAGCTGCTGGATCATGTCTGGGGTGGCAGCGTGTATGTGGAGGAGCG is part of the Xanthomonas fragariae genome and encodes:
- a CDS encoding IS5 family transposase; protein product: MKRSSKGGRPRLSDQQALNGIVYVLRTGVPWEDLPVELGYGSGMTCWRRLRDWQAAGVWHRLHQSSASGVAGRATSRPDAGSEPSKSGRRQCGLPPGGAYTGPNPTDRGKRGSKRHLIVDRNGVPLAVCVTGANRHDSVVFEELLDALPAISAKPGRPRRGPSKLHADKAYDIERCRTSLKQRGIIARIARKGIERNDRLGRHRWVLERTHAWFAGVGKLRIRFERRIDLHLALLWLACSIIC
- a CDS encoding Bax inhibitor-1/YccA family protein, with protein sequence MRSGNPALRESTFLDLGSGSVVTRDGQAMTLNGTINKTGALLLMAVLTAAFAWSQSIGADGMPLPAAKLYMIAGAIGGLVFALATSFKPSWAPITAPLYALVEGFFLGSISAVYETRFNGIVFQAVLLTFGTMFALLLAYRSGMIKATENFKLGVVAATGGIALVYLATIVLGFFGVRIPFIHDSGLIGIGFSLFVVVVAALNLVLDFDFIESGVEQGAPKHMEWYGAFGLMVTLVWLYIEFLRLLSKLQSRN
- a CDS encoding isocitrate dehydrogenase, translating into MTQTITVIRGDGIGPEIMDATLFVLDALQAGLTYEYADAGLVALEKHGDLLPESTLASITKNKVALKSPLTTPVGDGFSSINVAMRRKFDLYANVRPAKSFPNTKSRFADGVDLITVRENTEGAYLSEGQEVSADGEVAVSGARVTRKGSERIVRYAFDLARATGRKKVTAVHKANIIKSTSGLFLKVARDVAAQYPEIEFQEMIVDNTCMQLVMRPEQFDIIVTTNLFGDIISDLCAGLVGGLGLAPGANIGVDAAIFEAVHGSAPDIAGQGKANPCALLLGAAQMLDHIGQPQNAERLREAIVATLEAKDSLTPDLGGTGNTMGFAKAIASRL
- a CDS encoding carboxymuconolactone decarboxylase family protein; amino-acid sequence: MSGDESSTEDQLREFTEFRQRMNQRILAEPNQVVRRFFALDTQTYQAGALDVKTKELLGLVASMVLRCDDCISYHVAQCKEAGVTREEFFETFSVGLMVGGSIVIPHLRRVVDFLDQLEGGAQAPAQHAHD
- the grxC gene encoding glutaredoxin 3, producing MSQDHTDQDAATGPQITLYSSAICPYCVATKNFLKSKGRTWTEVRIDLDPAERNKMIALTKRSSVPQIFVGDVHVGGYDDMMAMHRAGKLEPLLAGTASGQA
- a CDS encoding M48 family metalloprotease, yielding MRLLPLATALTLAVAMGVAPAQESRLPDIGSSAGELLTPARQAEYGKMMLAELRNYDYVLDDPLITDWLQTMGTRLGANSDQPQQPFTFFMLRDRQINAFATLGGYVAVNAGMVLTAEREDEVAAVLSHEIAHVTQQHVLRGVERAQRDRIPILLGMLAAVVAAQQAGGNSKGDATMATITSAMGLMQQRQIDYTRSNESEADRLGIRTLVRSGYDVDAMAGFFERMSVAMRANEGGDSAPDFLQTHPVTSNRISEAKAHAEQMKKNTVVVTTSVPGGTRQERVDPANPSLSELLSPNGNALLPYALRLPVDALSRSGDQQGFDWAKERLRVLSATTPDAAIGEYENLRRSAKQGLTDAQRYGLALARLRNSGGRPGEPLAELASLLKAHPDNAWLALGLSEAQARAGQREVANARFDALLKQLPNNRAVALTYASALNEQAGKESGQRARQVLEPLLHRNSEDPLLQQTYARACELSDDYLRASEAYAESAYLNGRPEQALIQLEALKKKDLDYVTRARVDARIAAITPTVLELRRQGIRDPDLSTR
- the phoB gene encoding phosphate regulon transcriptional regulator PhoB; its protein translation is MQKRILIVDDEPAIRDMVAFALRKGEFEPIHAGDAREAQTAIADRVPDLILLDWMLPGTSGLDLARRWRKEQLTREIPIIMLTARGEENDRVGGLEAGVDDYVVKPFSARELLARIRAVMRRTREDDEDGSVAVGRLRIDGAAHRVFAGDAPVPIGPTEYRLLHFFMTHPERVYTRTQLLDHVWGGSVYVEERTIDVHIRRLRKTLEPFGLENMVQTVRGSGYRFSSAT